One segment of Thermodesulfobacteriota bacterium DNA contains the following:
- a CDS encoding type IV pilus twitching motility protein PilT, translated as MAVPIYELLKVMVDNNASDLHITAGAPPMLRIDGKLVPVKHPPLTPPETKDLCYSVLTDTQKHKFEENWELDFSFGVEGLGRFRGNVYTQRGAVGAAFRMIPFKIRGIHELGLPPVVSDLIKKPRGLILVTGPTGSGKTTTLAAMIDQINQDRHEHIVTIEDPIEYVYGHKSCIVNQREVGSDTKSFHNALRSVLREDPDVILIGEMRDLETIKIALTLSETGHLTFGTLHTNTAVQTINRVIDVFPPHEQAQVRAQLSFVLEGILCQSLMPRIGGGRVLAVEVLVPNPAIRNLIREDKVHQIYSQQQIGQEKWQMQTLNQCLADLYLKKLITYEDAIGKSQEPEELKRLISVPTAKMGQAIRR; from the coding sequence ATGGCAGTTCCAATATATGAACTACTAAAAGTAATGGTGGATAATAACGCGTCGGATCTTCATATTACCGCCGGTGCTCCACCTATGCTTAGGATCGATGGCAAGCTAGTCCCGGTTAAGCATCCCCCACTTACTCCACCGGAAACAAAGGATTTATGCTACAGCGTGCTCACTGATACACAGAAACACAAGTTTGAGGAGAATTGGGAGCTCGACTTTTCTTTCGGGGTTGAGGGTCTGGGTAGATTTCGCGGGAATGTTTATACGCAAAGAGGTGCGGTTGGAGCGGCTTTTCGTATGATACCTTTTAAAATAAGAGGCATTCATGAGCTGGGGTTGCCCCCAGTTGTCTCCGATCTCATAAAAAAACCGAGAGGACTTATACTGGTTACAGGTCCCACCGGGTCCGGAAAGACAACGACTCTAGCCGCTATGATCGACCAGATAAACCAGGATCGCCACGAACACATCGTGACAATCGAAGACCCCATAGAATACGTTTATGGACATAAGAGTTGTATAGTGAATCAAAGAGAGGTAGGAAGCGACACGAAAAGTTTCCATAACGCTTTGAGAAGCGTGCTTCGGGAAGATCCGGATGTCATTTTGATTGGAGAAATGAGAGACCTTGAAACCATTAAGATAGCCCTTACCCTCTCTGAAACGGGTCATTTGACATTTGGCACACTTCACACGAACACCGCTGTACAGACCATAAACCGCGTCATAGACGTTTTTCCCCCGCACGAACAAGCGCAGGTGAGGGCACAGTTATCATTTGTCTTGGAGGGAATATTGTGTCAATCGCTGATGCCTAGGATTGGCGGAGGAAGGGTGCTCGCCGTGGAGGTATTAGTTCCTAATCCAGCCATAAGAAACCTTATCCGGGAGGATAAGGTGCATCAAATCTACTCCCAACAGCAGATAGGGCAAGAGAAGTGGCAAATGCAGACTCTTAATCAGTGTCTGGCTGATTTATATCTGAAGAAGCTTATAACATACGAAGACGCAATCGGAAAAAGCCAAGAACCAGAGGAATTGAAGAGACTTATCTCTGTCCCCACCGCTAAAATGGGGCAGGCAATTAGACGATAA